One stretch of Sinomonas terrae DNA includes these proteins:
- a CDS encoding 2'-5' RNA ligase family protein — MDANEAPAGPASVGPLGAFVVVAFVEPTAVGVPFGKRHWPLHVTLLRFDAPRVAALDAVGRAIAFDDAPIPIVVGHDADFGYRGRVRVSLVEPEPRLQALHDRIVAEVAGVLDAGVGRIHSPQHTGRGFRPHISIQGERRVHRGDRLILDNFALVDMAPDGDSSVRVSVAAWGDGAERDGAERGAGGA; from the coding sequence ATGGACGCAAACGAGGCGCCCGCAGGCCCGGCTTCGGTCGGCCCGCTGGGCGCCTTCGTCGTCGTCGCGTTCGTCGAACCCACTGCGGTCGGAGTGCCCTTCGGCAAGCGCCACTGGCCGCTCCACGTCACCCTTCTGCGGTTCGACGCACCCCGGGTGGCTGCCCTCGACGCCGTGGGCCGGGCCATCGCCTTCGATGACGCGCCGATCCCCATCGTCGTGGGGCATGACGCCGACTTCGGCTACCGCGGCCGGGTCCGAGTTTCGCTCGTCGAACCAGAGCCCCGGCTCCAGGCTCTGCACGACCGGATCGTCGCCGAGGTCGCAGGAGTGCTCGATGCTGGCGTCGGAAGGATCCACAGCCCCCAGCACACCGGTCGCGGCTTCCGGCCACACATCAGCATTCAGGGCGAGCGCCGCGTCCATCGCGGCGACAGGCTGATCCTCGACAACTTTGCGCTCGTCGACATGGCGCCCGACGGTGACAGCTCGGTCCGCGTATCGGTCGCCGCGTGGGGTGACGGCGCCGAGCGGGACGGCGCCGAGCGGGGCGCTGGCGGAGCCTAA
- a CDS encoding DUF3073 domain-containing protein: MGRGRQKAKATKQARDIKYYSPNTDYAALQRELGASSSHSHHDADDLEPDYSDYEDKYADQFEDDDEESRQTG; the protein is encoded by the coding sequence ATGGGGCGCGGCCGTCAAAAGGCTAAGGCAACCAAGCAGGCTCGGGACATCAAGTACTACAGCCCGAACACTGACTATGCGGCACTTCAGCGCGAACTCGGCGCTTCGAGCAGCCACTCGCATCATGACGCAGACGACCTCGAGCCGGACTACTCCGACTACGAGGACAAGTATGCGGATCAATTTGAGGACGACGACGAGGAATCCCGACAGACCGGCTGA
- a CDS encoding septum formation family protein — MESAQGQYGHSVAEPSEPITRRQNRIPERPRRAPRSSRLPATAWGKVLGAGGGVVVLLILWALISSLSAKTQTAVTAPAAEGLTPSANYKTGDCFANFDAGAAANRLVPCTQAHSAQLVATAMYGAGDSYPGKDALEQRASDLCRQTQLTLPQDTSMLRQRNAFPSQSSWSAGDRRVDCFVESTKGNTLTATFLP, encoded by the coding sequence ATGGAGAGCGCGCAGGGTCAGTACGGCCACTCAGTGGCGGAACCGAGCGAGCCCATAACGCGCCGTCAGAACCGCATTCCCGAGCGTCCGCGGCGAGCCCCCCGCAGCTCCCGCCTCCCGGCCACAGCGTGGGGCAAGGTGCTCGGCGCAGGCGGCGGCGTCGTCGTTCTCCTGATCCTGTGGGCCTTGATCTCTTCGCTAAGCGCGAAAACCCAGACGGCGGTGACGGCGCCCGCGGCGGAGGGCCTGACCCCATCTGCGAACTACAAGACCGGCGACTGCTTCGCCAATTTCGACGCAGGCGCCGCGGCCAACCGGCTCGTCCCGTGCACTCAGGCGCATTCGGCCCAGCTAGTCGCGACGGCCATGTACGGCGCCGGGGATTCCTACCCCGGCAAGGACGCCCTTGAGCAGCGTGCCTCGGACCTCTGCCGGCAGACCCAGCTCACGCTCCCCCAGGACACCAGCATGCTTCGGCAGCGCAACGCGTTCCCGAGCCAGAGCAGTTGGTCAGCCGGGGACCGCCGCGTCGACTGCTTCGTGGAAAGCACCAAGGGCAACACGCTCACGGCAACCTTCCTCCCCTGA
- the purM gene encoding phosphoribosylformylglycinamidine cyclo-ligase, with protein sequence MTNSASQPTASHAATGITYAAAGVDVEAGDRAVELMKDAVKATHSASVLGGVGGFAGLFDVSRLLTYRRPLLATSTDGVGTKVAIAQAMDVHDTIGFDLVGMVVDDIVVVGAEPLYMTDYIACGKVVPERIAGIVRGIAAACAQAGTALVGGETAEHPGLLGQNEYDVAGAATGVVEADALLGPERVKAGDVVIGMASSGIHSNGYSLVRRVINHAGWALDRQVSELGRTLGEELLEPTRVYAADCLDLVRTLNGSSGGTDLPLRGFSHVTGGGLAANLARVLPKGLLATVDRSTWELPAIFKLVAELGNVPQADLERTLNLGVGMVAIVAPDAADAALARLAERGVPAWSMGSVGTDDAGASSAADASSDPDYVQGAKGVDGGAVRLVNAYA encoded by the coding sequence ATGACGAACTCCGCTTCCCAGCCCACTGCATCCCACGCCGCGACCGGCATCACCTACGCCGCCGCCGGCGTCGACGTCGAAGCCGGGGATCGCGCCGTCGAACTCATGAAGGACGCCGTCAAGGCGACTCACAGCGCCTCGGTGCTTGGCGGCGTCGGCGGATTCGCCGGGCTCTTCGACGTGAGCCGACTGCTTACCTACCGCCGGCCCCTGCTCGCGACGTCGACCGATGGCGTGGGCACCAAGGTCGCCATCGCCCAGGCGATGGACGTGCATGACACCATCGGCTTCGACCTTGTCGGCATGGTGGTGGACGACATCGTCGTAGTCGGCGCCGAGCCGCTCTACATGACTGACTACATCGCCTGTGGCAAGGTCGTTCCTGAACGGATCGCTGGCATCGTCCGCGGAATTGCCGCAGCATGTGCGCAGGCGGGCACGGCCCTTGTAGGCGGGGAGACGGCCGAGCACCCCGGCCTCCTCGGGCAGAATGAGTACGACGTCGCGGGCGCAGCAACGGGCGTCGTCGAGGCCGATGCGCTTCTGGGCCCGGAGCGGGTCAAGGCGGGGGATGTCGTGATCGGCATGGCCTCCTCGGGGATCCATTCAAACGGTTACTCCCTTGTGCGTCGGGTCATCAACCATGCCGGATGGGCGCTGGACCGCCAGGTCTCCGAACTCGGCCGGACCCTCGGCGAGGAACTGCTCGAGCCGACCCGCGTATACGCGGCGGACTGCCTCGACCTCGTCCGGACCCTCAACGGCAGCTCAGGTGGCACTGATCTTCCACTGCGTGGGTTCAGCCATGTCACGGGCGGTGGCCTTGCTGCCAACCTCGCCCGCGTGCTCCCCAAGGGCCTGCTCGCGACCGTCGACCGCTCGACGTGGGAACTCCCCGCGATCTTCAAGCTCGTCGCCGAACTCGGAAACGTCCCTCAGGCCGATCTCGAGCGAACGCTCAATCTGGGTGTCGGGATGGTAGCCATCGTCGCCCCCGACGCAGCCGACGCGGCCCTTGCTCGTCTCGCCGAGCGAGGCGTGCCCGCTTGGTCGATGGGCAGCGTGGGAACGGACGACGCCGGAGCCTCCTCGGCTGCCGACGCCTCCAGCGACCCCGATTACGTCCAAGGCGCGAAGGGTGTTGACGGCGGGGCTGTCCGCCTCGTCAACGCCTACGCCTGA
- a CDS encoding YceI family protein, with protein MPEIDPSYAGEWRFDPAHTRLGFSTRHAMVTKVRGSFNEVEGIINVDAEDPTASTVNVTIKVASIDTRNAQRDEHLRTNDFFDAPHYPDITFVSKRIDQVEENSFIVSGDLTIRGVTKEIAVPLEFIGVERDPFGNLRAGFEGSRRIDRKDFGVNWNAALDSGGVLVSDRILLEFEISAVKTEASQN; from the coding sequence ATGCCGGAAATCGATCCTTCGTACGCGGGGGAATGGCGCTTCGACCCAGCCCACACGCGCCTCGGATTCTCGACCCGCCACGCAATGGTCACGAAGGTCCGCGGATCGTTCAACGAGGTCGAGGGCATCATCAATGTCGATGCCGAGGACCCGACGGCCTCGACGGTCAACGTCACGATCAAGGTCGCCAGCATCGACACGCGCAACGCCCAGCGCGACGAGCACCTTCGTACCAACGACTTCTTCGACGCCCCGCATTATCCCGATATCACGTTCGTGAGCAAGCGGATCGACCAGGTGGAGGAGAACAGCTTCATTGTGAGCGGCGACCTCACGATCCGCGGCGTCACGAAGGAGATCGCCGTCCCGCTCGAATTCATTGGAGTTGAGCGGGACCCGTTCGGCAACCTCCGCGCAGGCTTCGAGGGTTCCCGCCGGATCGACCGCAAGGACTTCGGCGTGAACTGGAACGCGGCCCTCGACTCCGGCGGCGTGCTCGTCTCGGACCGCATCTTGCTCGAGTTCGAGATCTCGGCGGTCAAGACCGAGGCGTCGCAGAACTAG
- a CDS encoding Sir2 family NAD-dependent protein deacetylase, whose amino-acid sequence MSEVADREVDPAVARAHAAALRSIAREVVETVEPQDPSEARSGLLSMLHSGGVMALTGAGVSTASGIPDYRGTQGSWRKHRPMTYQEFRHDPAARHRYWARSFVGWRHIDRACPNAAHRILAELEARGVVLGVVTQNVDGLHAAAASRNLVTLHGDLDKVVCLNCGNVEGRANLDERLAQANPGYAEAVRLDPKTVNPDGDVELPQAWVDRFRMVGCLVCGSVELKPDVVYFGESVPIERKERATAMLAQARSLLVLGSSLAVMSGFRFVLDAVRDGKPVGIINAGPTRGDSRAHWRWRSDVGDALKDLASAL is encoded by the coding sequence ATGAGCGAGGTCGCTGATCGCGAGGTTGATCCGGCGGTAGCGCGAGCCCATGCGGCTGCGCTCCGATCTATAGCCCGTGAAGTCGTCGAGACTGTCGAACCACAGGATCCTTCCGAGGCCCGGTCTGGGCTCTTGTCGATGCTGCACAGCGGCGGAGTCATGGCCTTGACCGGTGCCGGTGTCTCCACCGCTTCCGGCATTCCGGATTACCGCGGAACCCAGGGGTCGTGGCGCAAGCATCGACCGATGACCTATCAGGAGTTCCGCCACGATCCGGCGGCGCGGCATCGGTATTGGGCTCGCAGCTTCGTGGGCTGGCGGCATATCGACAGGGCGTGTCCGAATGCCGCTCACCGGATCCTCGCTGAGCTGGAGGCTCGGGGCGTTGTGCTCGGCGTCGTGACCCAGAACGTTGACGGCCTGCACGCCGCTGCGGCTTCGCGGAACCTTGTGACGCTCCACGGCGACCTCGACAAGGTCGTTTGCCTCAACTGCGGCAACGTCGAGGGGCGCGCGAACCTCGACGAGCGGCTCGCCCAGGCAAACCCGGGATACGCCGAGGCCGTGCGCCTCGACCCCAAGACGGTGAACCCCGACGGCGACGTCGAGCTGCCGCAGGCTTGGGTCGACAGGTTCCGCATGGTCGGTTGCCTCGTGTGCGGCTCGGTCGAGCTCAAGCCGGACGTGGTCTACTTCGGCGAGAGCGTGCCAATCGAACGCAAGGAGCGGGCGACGGCGATGCTCGCCCAGGCGCGAAGCCTCCTCGTGCTGGGCTCATCCCTCGCGGTGATGAGCGGCTTTCGCTTCGTGCTGGACGCCGTTCGGGACGGCAAACCTGTGGGGATCATCAACGCGGGGCCGACTCGTGGAGACAGCAGGGCCCACTGGCGCTGGCGCTCGGACGTGGGCGATGCCCTAAAAGACCTGGCCTCGGCCCTCTGA
- the clpB gene encoding ATP-dependent chaperone ClpB, which produces MDVKFTTKSQEALSAAAMNASTAGNPQIEPAHLLKALMDQRDGVAVALLRATGADPDAVSVAASTAIKAMPATSGSTVAQAQLSRQGLQVIHAAQQESEQMGDSFVSTEHLLLGLAADGGAAGKALRDAGATLEALKAALPGVRGDRKVDSPDPENTFQSLEKYGTDLTAIARSGKLDPVIGRDSEIRRVVQVLSRRTKNNPVLIGEPGVGKTAVVEGLAQRIVAGDVPESLRGKTLIALDLGSMVAGAKYRGEFEERLKAVLEEIRSSEGQIVTFIDEIHTVVGAGATGDSSMDAGNMLKPMLARGELRLIGATTLDEYRENIEKDAALERRFQQVFVGEPSVEDTIAILRGLKERYEAHHKVAIADSALVAAASLSNRYISGRQLPDKAIDLVDEAASRLRMEIDSAPEEIDQLRRAVDRLTMEELALEGETDEGSIERLAAIREDMANKKEELAALNSRWEAEKAGLNRVGELKAKLDELRSLADKAQREGDLAEASRILYGEIPTLERELKEASAAEEQVSGKSKMVAEEVTADDIAEVISAWTGIPAGRMLQGESQKLLHMEEELGKRLIGQKKAVEAVSDAVRRARAGISDPNRPTGSFLFLGPTGVGKTELAKALADFLFDDERAMVRIDMSEYSEKHAVARLVGAPPGYVGYEEGGQLTEAVRRRPYSVILLDEVEKAHPEVFDILLQVLDDGRLTDGQGRTVDFRNTILVLTSNLGSQFLVDPDLSEATKRDAVMGVVHSSFKPEFLNRLDDVIMFEPLSVDELSRIVQLQVDSLQRRLHERRLTLDVTDGARAWLAMTGYDAAYGARPLRRLVQREIGDRLARELLSGEITDGDTVLVDVADVSVDLQDLSGATSGLSVTRKAAASQEA; this is translated from the coding sequence TTGGACGTCAAATTCACCACCAAGAGCCAGGAGGCGCTCTCGGCCGCAGCGATGAACGCCTCGACGGCCGGGAACCCGCAGATCGAGCCGGCCCACCTGCTCAAGGCCCTCATGGACCAGCGGGATGGCGTCGCCGTCGCCCTCCTCAGGGCAACCGGCGCCGATCCCGACGCCGTGAGCGTCGCCGCTAGCACCGCGATCAAGGCGATGCCCGCGACCTCGGGCAGCACCGTGGCTCAGGCCCAGCTGAGCCGCCAGGGGCTGCAGGTCATCCACGCTGCCCAGCAGGAATCTGAGCAGATGGGGGACAGCTTCGTCTCGACGGAGCACCTCCTCCTGGGGCTTGCGGCCGACGGCGGGGCGGCAGGCAAGGCGCTCCGGGATGCTGGGGCGACCCTCGAGGCGCTCAAGGCGGCGCTCCCGGGGGTGAGGGGTGACCGCAAGGTCGACAGCCCGGACCCGGAGAACACCTTCCAGTCCCTCGAGAAGTACGGCACGGACCTCACTGCCATTGCCCGTTCCGGCAAGCTCGACCCGGTGATCGGCCGCGACTCCGAGATCCGACGCGTTGTGCAGGTCCTCTCGCGCCGCACGAAGAACAACCCCGTGCTGATCGGCGAGCCCGGCGTGGGCAAGACAGCCGTCGTCGAGGGCCTGGCCCAGCGCATCGTGGCCGGCGACGTTCCGGAGAGCCTGCGTGGCAAGACCCTCATCGCGCTCGACCTCGGCTCGATGGTCGCCGGGGCGAAGTACCGCGGCGAATTCGAGGAACGGCTCAAGGCGGTCCTCGAGGAGATCCGCAGTTCCGAGGGGCAGATCGTCACCTTCATCGACGAGATCCACACCGTCGTCGGGGCGGGGGCGACCGGGGATTCCTCGATGGACGCCGGCAACATGCTCAAGCCCATGCTCGCCCGCGGCGAGCTGCGGCTCATCGGCGCGACCACGCTTGACGAGTACCGCGAGAACATCGAGAAGGACGCCGCCCTCGAGCGGCGCTTCCAGCAGGTCTTCGTGGGCGAGCCGAGCGTCGAAGACACCATCGCGATCCTCCGCGGCCTCAAGGAGCGGTACGAGGCGCACCACAAGGTGGCCATCGCCGATTCCGCGCTCGTCGCGGCCGCCTCGCTCTCGAACCGGTACATCTCGGGCCGCCAGCTTCCCGACAAGGCCATCGACCTCGTCGACGAAGCCGCCTCGCGCCTCCGCATGGAGATCGACTCGGCGCCGGAGGAGATCGACCAGCTGCGCCGCGCCGTCGACCGCCTCACCATGGAGGAGCTCGCCCTCGAGGGCGAGACCGACGAAGGCTCGATCGAAAGGCTCGCCGCGATCCGCGAGGACATGGCGAACAAGAAGGAGGAGCTTGCGGCCCTCAACTCCCGCTGGGAGGCGGAGAAGGCCGGGCTCAACCGGGTCGGAGAGCTCAAGGCAAAGCTCGACGAGCTGCGCTCGCTCGCGGACAAGGCGCAGCGCGAGGGTGACCTCGCGGAGGCCTCGCGCATCCTTTACGGCGAGATCCCGACGCTCGAGCGCGAGCTGAAGGAGGCTTCCGCCGCGGAGGAGCAGGTGAGCGGGAAGTCGAAGATGGTGGCCGAGGAGGTCACCGCCGACGATATTGCCGAGGTGATCTCGGCCTGGACCGGGATCCCGGCGGGACGCATGCTCCAGGGCGAGAGCCAAAAGCTCCTCCACATGGAGGAGGAGCTCGGCAAGCGGCTCATCGGGCAGAAGAAGGCCGTCGAGGCTGTCTCCGACGCCGTCCGCCGAGCCCGCGCTGGGATCAGCGATCCGAACCGGCCCACCGGCTCGTTCCTCTTCCTCGGCCCGACCGGCGTCGGCAAGACGGAGCTCGCAAAGGCCCTCGCGGACTTCCTGTTCGACGACGAGCGAGCTATGGTGCGCATCGACATGAGTGAGTACTCCGAGAAGCACGCGGTCGCCCGGCTCGTCGGGGCGCCTCCGGGATACGTCGGCTACGAGGAGGGCGGCCAGCTCACCGAGGCTGTGCGTCGTCGGCCGTACTCGGTGATTCTGCTCGACGAGGTCGAGAAGGCCCACCCCGAGGTGTTCGACATCCTGCTCCAGGTGCTCGACGACGGCCGCCTCACCGACGGCCAGGGGCGCACCGTGGACTTCCGCAACACCATCCTCGTGCTGACCTCGAACCTCGGCAGCCAGTTCCTCGTGGACCCTGATCTGAGCGAGGCCACGAAGCGGGATGCGGTCATGGGCGTGGTGCACTCCTCGTTCAAGCCGGAGTTCCTCAACCGGCTCGACGACGTCATCATGTTCGAGCCGCTCTCTGTGGACGAGCTCTCCCGGATTGTGCAGCTCCAGGTCGATTCGCTGCAGCGGCGGCTGCACGAGCGGCGCCTCACGCTCGACGTCACCGATGGGGCCCGTGCGTGGCTCGCTATGACCGGATACGACGCCGCTTACGGCGCGCGTCCGCTCCGGCGGCTCGTCCAGCGCGAGATCGGTGATCGGCTCGCGAGGGAGCTTCTCTCGGGGGAGATCACCGACGGCGATACCGTGCTCGTCGATGTCGCGGACGTCTCCGTCGACCTCCAGGACCTCAGCGGCGCGACGAGCGGCCTGAGCGTTACTCGGAAGGCGGCCGCGTCTCAGGAGGCCTGA
- a CDS encoding DUF4031 domain-containing protein: MAILIDTPMWPAHGTVFAHLVSDTSLAELHAFAAAAEIPERAFDEDHYDVPERRHADLVRRGAIAVDGKTLTRALIASGLRVPARERAKALITPLAQRWERVLPGREALGRELVGRWSEPHRRYHTGAHLFAVLAALEALADAAAPPRAVELAAWFHDAVHRGAAGRDEEDSALLAEARLRDAGLAAAEVDEVARLVRLTADHRPEAYDDGGQLLCDADLSVLGRQPAGYRRYTEQVRAEYAHVPDEMFRAGRAAVLDQLLGLDPLFHTRRGRELWLAQAHANLRAELAHLGAPGIGRPD, encoded by the coding sequence ATGGCCATCCTCATCGACACGCCGATGTGGCCCGCGCACGGGACCGTCTTCGCCCACCTCGTCTCCGACACCTCCCTCGCCGAGCTGCATGCATTCGCCGCCGCTGCGGAGATTCCCGAGCGAGCCTTCGACGAAGACCACTACGACGTGCCGGAGCGGCGGCATGCCGACCTGGTCCGAAGGGGCGCGATCGCAGTCGACGGGAAGACGCTCACCCGCGCGCTCATCGCGTCTGGCCTGCGCGTCCCAGCCCGTGAGCGCGCAAAGGCGCTTATCACCCCGCTCGCGCAGCGGTGGGAGCGGGTCCTTCCGGGGAGGGAGGCGCTTGGCCGAGAGCTGGTCGGGCGGTGGTCCGAGCCGCACCGCCGGTACCACACAGGGGCCCACCTCTTCGCGGTCCTTGCTGCCCTCGAGGCGTTGGCCGACGCCGCCGCCCCACCCCGCGCCGTCGAACTTGCCGCTTGGTTCCACGACGCCGTCCATAGGGGCGCCGCGGGTCGCGACGAGGAGGACTCCGCGCTGCTCGCGGAAGCGCGGCTGCGCGACGCTGGCCTCGCGGCGGCGGAGGTGGACGAAGTGGCGCGGCTCGTCCGGCTCACTGCCGATCACCGGCCCGAGGCGTACGACGACGGCGGGCAGCTCCTGTGCGATGCGGACCTTTCGGTGCTGGGCCGGCAGCCGGCCGGCTACCGCCGGTACACCGAACAGGTGCGGGCCGAGTACGCGCACGTTCCCGACGAGATGTTCCGCGCGGGCCGCGCCGCCGTCCTCGATCAGCTCCTCGGCCTGGACCCGCTCTTCCACACCCGACGTGGACGCGAACTCTGGCTCGCGCAGGCGCACGCGAACCTGCGCGCGGAGCTCGCGCACCTCGGCGCTCCGGGGATCGGCCGCCCAGACTGA
- the purF gene encoding amidophosphoribosyltransferase gives MVRGDGLLSLDLDPVDKGPKDACGVFGVWAPGEEVAKLTYYGLYALQHRGQESAGIAASDGTRISVYKDMGLVSQVFDESTLNTLTGHIAVGHCRYSTTGASHWANAQPTLGATANGTVALAHNGNLTNTAELRDMIEELTGGHLTGEMKQGNTSDTALVTALLGGEKGQTLEETAMALLPKIRGGFCFVFMDEGTLYAARDTYGVRPLCLGRLERGWVVASEQSALATVGASFIREIEPGEFIAIDEKGVRSRHFGKPTPAGCVFEYVYLARPDASIAGRSVYESRVEMGRQLARENTHEADIVIPVPESGTPAAVGYAEESGIPFAHGFVKNSYVGRTFIQPSQTLRQLGIRLKLNALESVIRGKRVVVVDDSIVRGNTQRAIVRMLREAGAKEVHVKISSPPVKWPCFYGIDFASRAELIANGATVEEISQAIGADSLGYISEDGMIAATQQPRERLCTACFTGTYPIELPSADKLGKNLLERDVTSEATEAGATEDPADRPGAAGCDPGPDSELEPLLTPADRDEANV, from the coding sequence GTGGTACGCGGTGACGGACTCCTCTCACTTGACCTAGACCCAGTCGACAAAGGCCCGAAGGACGCTTGTGGCGTCTTCGGTGTGTGGGCACCCGGCGAAGAGGTCGCCAAGCTCACCTACTACGGCCTGTATGCCCTGCAGCACCGCGGACAAGAGTCCGCGGGCATCGCCGCGAGCGATGGCACGCGCATCAGTGTGTACAAGGACATGGGCCTCGTCTCGCAGGTATTCGACGAGTCGACGCTCAACACGCTTACTGGGCACATCGCCGTCGGCCACTGCCGTTACTCGACCACTGGCGCTAGCCATTGGGCGAACGCGCAGCCAACCCTCGGCGCGACGGCCAACGGGACCGTCGCCCTCGCCCACAACGGCAACCTGACCAATACCGCCGAGCTCCGCGACATGATCGAAGAGCTCACGGGCGGCCACCTCACCGGCGAGATGAAGCAAGGCAACACCTCGGATACGGCGCTCGTCACGGCGCTGCTCGGGGGCGAGAAGGGCCAGACCCTCGAAGAGACCGCGATGGCGCTCCTGCCCAAGATCCGCGGCGGTTTCTGCTTCGTGTTCATGGACGAGGGGACTCTGTACGCGGCCCGCGACACGTACGGCGTCCGCCCCCTGTGCCTCGGCCGCCTCGAGCGCGGTTGGGTAGTCGCGTCCGAGCAGTCGGCGTTGGCAACTGTGGGAGCAAGCTTCATCCGCGAGATCGAGCCCGGCGAGTTCATCGCCATCGACGAGAAGGGCGTCCGCTCGCGGCACTTCGGCAAGCCCACTCCCGCGGGCTGCGTGTTCGAATACGTCTACCTCGCACGGCCCGACGCGAGCATCGCCGGGCGGTCCGTCTACGAATCGCGCGTCGAGATGGGTCGCCAGCTGGCTCGGGAGAACACCCACGAGGCCGACATCGTCATTCCGGTCCCCGAGTCAGGTACGCCGGCGGCCGTCGGCTACGCCGAAGAATCGGGCATCCCCTTCGCACACGGCTTCGTCAAGAACTCCTACGTGGGCCGGACGTTCATCCAGCCCTCGCAGACGCTGCGCCAGCTGGGCATCCGGCTCAAGCTCAATGCCCTGGAGTCGGTGATCCGAGGCAAGCGCGTCGTGGTCGTAGACGATTCGATCGTGCGTGGCAACACCCAGCGGGCGATTGTCCGCATGCTGCGGGAGGCCGGTGCCAAGGAGGTCCACGTCAAGATCTCCTCGCCGCCCGTCAAGTGGCCCTGCTTCTACGGCATTGATTTCGCTTCGCGCGCCGAGCTCATCGCAAACGGCGCCACTGTGGAGGAGATCTCCCAGGCGATCGGCGCCGACTCCCTCGGCTACATCTCGGAGGACGGGATGATTGCCGCGACCCAGCAGCCCCGCGAACGGCTCTGCACCGCGTGCTTCACCGGCACGTACCCGATCGAGCTTCCGAGCGCCGACAAGCTCGGCAAGAACCTCCTCGAGCGTGACGTCACGTCCGAGGCGACCGAAGCCGGAGCCACCGAGGATCCAGCAGACCGCCCAGGCGCGGCCGGCTGCGACCCGGGACCGGACTCAGAACTCGAACCCCTCCTGACCCCCGCCGACCGCGACGAGGCCAACGTATGA
- a CDS encoding YccF domain-containing protein, whose protein sequence is MKTLLNLIWFVFGGFVLALGYFLAGIVCCLLVVTIPWGIASFRIGAYALWPFGRTVVDRHERPGVATDLGNIIWLLVAGIWIAIGHIATAIAMAATIVGIPLAVANIKLIPVSLFPLGKRIVRSNSLLPSYSR, encoded by the coding sequence ATGAAGACCCTGCTGAATCTGATCTGGTTCGTCTTCGGCGGCTTTGTGCTCGCCCTCGGTTACTTCCTGGCCGGGATCGTGTGCTGCCTCCTCGTCGTCACGATTCCCTGGGGAATCGCCTCGTTCCGCATCGGCGCCTACGCCCTCTGGCCCTTCGGCCGGACGGTCGTGGACCGGCACGAGCGCCCGGGCGTCGCGACGGACCTTGGCAATATCATCTGGCTGCTCGTGGCAGGCATCTGGATCGCGATTGGTCACATCGCTACGGCTATCGCCATGGCAGCGACGATCGTCGGAATCCCGCTCGCCGTCGCGAACATCAAGCTCATCCCGGTTTCGCTGTTCCCCCTCGGCAAGCGGATCGTCCGGTCGAACAGCCTCCTGCCGAGCTACAGCCGGTGA